The Candidatus Neptunochlamydia vexilliferae genome segment GCGGCCGAGCTCATCGTTGGTGATCTCGATGTCGAGGAAGGAGACTGCCTTCCCGAAGCCGGTCCCAAGGGCCTTGGCGATCGCTTCTTTTGCCGAGAAGCGGCCCGCTAGGGGAGTAGCGGGATCTTTATGGGCAAGGCAGTAGTCAAGCTCCTTCTCGGTAAAGATCTTTTGGTAGAAGCGGGCTCCATGTTCATCGATCGTTTTGCGGATCCGATCGATTTCGATGATGTCATTGCCGATCCCCTTGATCATTACTCGTCCCCAGTACGCTTTTCTCCTTCTTCGAGGTCGGCGTCAAGGGCGTTACAGAAGATCATCCGCCCTGATGAGGTGTGCTTAACCGAGAGGACTTGCGCATCGATCACCTCGCCGATGAAGCTGCCACCGCCGTTGATGACGACCATCGTCCCATCATCGAGGTAGCCCACTCCTTGGCGGGGCTCTTTTCCGTACCGCTGCACCTTGATCTTGATCATCTCGCCCGTTTCCATCAGGGGTTTGAGGGCGTTGGAGAGTGTGTGAAGGTTGATGATCTGCACCCCTTCGATCGAGGCCATTTGGACCCGGCTGATGTCAGCGGTGATCATATTGGCATCGAGAAGGCGGGCCAGGCGGATGAATTTGCTGGTCGTATCTTTGACTTCAGGGAAGTCGGTATCATTGAAGCGGAGGCCGAGGTTTTCAAGATCTTCCATTTTTTTAATCACTTCTAGGGAGCGGCGAGCTTTTATTTTTGTCGTTTCATCTCCCGTTTCGGTTTGGGCATAAAGCTCCCTAATGATAAAGCGAGGGATGACGAGGTGCTTATCAAGAATCCCTGTTGAGCACACATCGATGATCCGCGCATCGGAAAGGACCGACGCGTCCACTAAGAGGTC includes the following:
- the acpS gene encoding holo-ACP synthase, yielding MIKGIGNDIIEIDRIRKTIDEHGARFYQKIFTEKELDYCLAHKDPATPLAGRFSAKEAIAKALGTGFGKAVSFLDIEITNDELGRPIVEFTDVLNENFNFPQILISISHCKQYAAGMAIWVG
- a CDS encoding PIN/TRAM domain-containing protein, whose amino-acid sequence is MNLSLIFIRIFFTIISVLFMTIYMVSRPEGTLTTKALIGVGVGIAFGAALMFFDRVFRKFTLRSFNIAIIGLFIGYLMGQALVLLFDAILDFSSISFTLEPVTLEIVKLALFLFGTYLGSIMILRAADELYISVPFVKFAPTAQKKRDLLVDASVLSDARIIDVCSTGILDKHLVIPRFIIRELYAQTETGDETTKIKARRSLEVIKKMEDLENLGLRFNDTDFPEVKDTTSKFIRLARLLDANMITADISRVQMASIEGVQIINLHTLSNALKPLMETGEMIKIKVQRYGKEPRQGVGYLDDGTMVVINGGGSFIGEVIDAQVLSVKHTSSGRMIFCNALDADLEEGEKRTGDE